The proteins below are encoded in one region of Triticum aestivum cultivar Chinese Spring chromosome 1B, IWGSC CS RefSeq v2.1, whole genome shotgun sequence:
- the LOC123081220 gene encoding BTB/POZ and MATH domain-containing protein 2-like: protein MSGSSELPSIDGDGGGGMPWQTASATVARPLPISGSHVLKIDGYSRTKSLVSGEGVTSETFAVGRHRWFMRYFPDGHSSDQSGWISIYLHLVHPDSDDDHVDARCKISLLDQDGEPVPSHGADSQTCHTFSSNTGPWGCPWLITRRDLEESVYLKDDVFSVKCEITVPGEIFTEPISMFVAAPPSDMHRHFGRLLSTGDGADVTFEVGGERIAAHRCVLAARSSVFMAELLGPEKKEKAGASCVRITGMEAGVFKTMLHFIYTDSLPDMEEGDAVVMAQRLLVAANEYKLERLKLLCTQKLCRYMDKDVEPHQPFVSFV, encoded by the coding sequence ATGTCCGGCTCCTCCGAGCTGCCTTCCatcgatggcgatggcggcggcggcatgcCGTGGCAGACCGCTTCGGCAACCGTTGCCCGGCCACTGCCCATATCCGGCTCGCACGTCCTCAAGATCGACGGCTACTCCCGCACCAAGAGCCTCGTCAGCGGCGAAGGCGTCACGTCCGAGACCTTCGCTGTTGGACGCCATCGCTGGTTCATGAGGTACTTCCCGGACGGCCACTCGTCCGACCAATCTGGTTGGATATCCATCTATCTCCATCTTGTTCACCCCGATAGTGATGACGATCACGTCGATGCCCGGTGCAAGATCAGTTTGCTCGACCAGGACGGGGAGCCGGTGCCGTCGCATGGCGCCGACAGCCAAACATGCCACACCTTCTCGAGCAACACGGGACCATGGGGCTGTCCGTGGCTCATCACAAGGAGGGACCTGGAGGAATCGGTTTACCTCAAGGACGATGTTTTCAGTGTCAAGTGCGAAATCACCGTGCCCGGGGAGATCTTCACGGAGCCCATCTCCATGTTTGTCGCCGCGCCGCCTTCTGACATGCACCGCCATTTTGGCCGGCTCCTCTCCACCGGCGACGGGGCTGATGTCACGTTTGAGGTGGGGGGCGAGAGGATTGCGGCGCACAGGTGCGTGCTCGCCGCTCGGTCATCGGTGTTCATGGCGGAGCTTCTtggaccggagaagaaggagaaggccggTGCTTCTTGTGTGCGCATCACTGGCATGGAAGCTGGAGTGTTTAAGACCATGCTCCATTTCATTTACACAGACTCGCTGCCAGACATGGAGGAGGGTGACGCGGTAGTGATGGCTCAACGTCTGCTTGTAGCGGCGAACGAGTATAAACTTGAGAGGCTAAAGTTGCTTTGCACGCAGAAGCTCTGCAGATACATGGACAAAGACGTTGAGCCTCATCAACCGTTCGTGAGCTTTGTTTGA
- the LOC123098317 gene encoding uncharacterized protein, which yields MSPARRHTGSLRFLCRFAAIHYALHRARRRHGHRRRQRKLLPPAKTPGSGSKVPSAETDAATCQQGQGAENMGRQLGFEELPEDILHRIHSLLPIEDAARAACVSRGFLHSWRHYSNLILIDNALCFDDENVEERTTDFILRIDKILRNHYANGVTVKTLRLELINCSNIKGSYLNRWLRITMKPGIQELCLVMPSVMRKSYNFPCSVLSDEAAATSIQSLSLLACAFHPTSTLGCLRRLKSLRLSFVHIADEELGHLLSKSSTLERFELFYCSGITCLKIPYTLQQLKFLSVKYCKMVQVIQIDAPQLCSFHYDLTPVIYVRNSSQLKNVNISAVGPSSILSHARFSLPSIAQNVESLTLCSCCEDANTPMLSSKLPHLKNLEIILRHYFSPNYDVFSLVSFLDASPALESFILRLEQDALMRVPGVGDDNEYRQQNPECRHNSLRKVMITGFCSAKSLVELTIHILDRTHSLERLTLDITYGYDRRTCNIGKFPTARTIGQCWPISKRALEEAHRSVETAGRYIKERVPSSVQFEVLGPCSRCHIGK from the exons ATGTCCCCCGCTCGTCGGCACACAGGCTCTCTTCGATTCCTTTGCCGATTCGCCGCGATCCACTATGCATTGCATAGGGCACGGCGTCGGCATGGGCACCGTCGTCGGCAGCGGAAACTCCTTCCTCCTGCAAAAACAC CTGGTAGTGGGTCAAAGGTTCCATCCGCTGAAACAGATGCTGCAACCTGCCAACAAGGTCAAGGTGCCGAAAATATGGGACGCCAACTTGGTTTTGAGGAACTCCCAGAG GACATCTTGCATCGTATACATTCTCTCCTGCCAATAGAAGATGCTGCTCGTGCTGCCTGCGTGTCCCGTGGATTTCTGCACTCCTGGAGACACTATTCCAACCTCATACTCATTGACAATGCCCTTTGTTTTGATGACGAAAATGTTGAGGAAAGAACAACCGATTTTATTCTCAGAATTGACAAAATTCTTAGAAACCATTATGCCAATGGGGTGACGGTGAAGACACTTCGACTTGAACTTATCAATTGCAGCAATATCAAGGGCTCCTACCTGAACAGGTGGCTCCGAATCACCATGAAGCCTGGGATCCAAGAACTTTGCTTGGTGATGCCTTCAGTCATGAGAAAAAGCTACAACTTTCCCTGTTCGGTATTATCTGATGAGGCAGCTGCAACTTCAATTCAGTCTCTTAGCCTCTTGGCTTGCGCATTTCATCCCACATCAACACTTGGTTGCTTGAGAAGATTGAAAAGTTTGCGTCTGTCTTTTGTCCATATTGCCGATGAAGAATTAGGGCACTTGCTCTCGAAATCATCCACCCTTGAGCGGTTTGAGCTCTTTTATTGCAGTGGGATAACTTGCTTGAAAATACCCTATACGCTGCAACAGCTCAAGTTCCTCAGCGTTAAATATTGTAAGATGGTGCAGGTGATACAGATAGATGCTCCACAACTCTGCTCTTTTCACTATGACTTGACCCCAGTTATCTATGTCAGAAATTCTTCGCAACTTAAAAATGTTAACATTTCGGCTGTTGGCCCATCTAGTATTCTCTCTCATGCTCGCTTTAGCCTTCCGTCCATCGCACAAAATGTTGAGAGCCTCACCCTGTGCAGTTGTTGTGAG GATGCCAACACTCCCATGCTGTCATCCAAGCTCCCCCACCTCAAGAACTTGGAAATTATACTCAGGCACTACTTCTCCCCAAACTATGATGTCTTCTCTCTGGTTTCTTTTCTTGACGCTTCCCCTGCCTTGGAATCTTTCATCCTACGC CTAGAGCAGGATGCCTTGATGCGGGTTCCAGGTGTTGGAGATGACAATGAATACCGACAACAGAATCCGGAGTGTCGGCATAACAGCCTTAGGAAGGTGATGATCACGGGATTCTGTTCGGCCAAGAGCCTGGTTGAGCTCACAATTCATATCCTCGACAGAACACATTCACTCGAGCGCCTAACGCTGGACATAACCTATGGCTACGATAGACGGACTTGTAACATTGGCAAATTCCCGACAGCAAGAACAATTGGCCAATGCTGGCCGATTAGCAAGAGAGCTCTCGAGGAAGCTCATAGATCCGTGGAGACTGCGGGTAGATACATCAAGGAAAGAGTTCCCTCATCTGTTCAATTCGAGGTTCTGGGGCCCTGTAGTCGATGCCATATCGGGAAGTAG